One window from the genome of Cyclobacterium amurskyense encodes:
- a CDS encoding amidohydrolase family protein, translating into MWIDSNTYIGHWPFRQVRNSTCKDLVERMDANGISASVLTNINGIFYKDTQAANRETYDEIKTNRKWADRLIPFAVINPVYSGWKADLKESTSKLGMKGVRIFPKYHRYNLDHPACIELVKMCRDMGIPVGLTLRMVDSRPSSWLDISNEWRLSDIMPIVKAVPDAKFMVLNVAGSTHLEKEDLALIKKTDLFLDTSGRNIIDLGGLMETFGKEKFGFGTHSPILDYKTGALRIASLREDEADAKTREDLQSGNIKRFLGL; encoded by the coding sequence ATGTGGATAGATAGTAATACATATATAGGTCACTGGCCCTTTCGTCAGGTAAGAAACAGTACTTGTAAGGATTTGGTGGAAAGGATGGATGCCAATGGTATCTCAGCTTCGGTTTTGACCAATATCAATGGGATTTTTTATAAAGACACCCAGGCTGCGAATCGGGAAACCTATGATGAAATCAAAACCAACCGCAAATGGGCTGATCGCTTGATTCCATTTGCTGTGATTAATCCGGTCTATTCAGGTTGGAAAGCAGATCTGAAGGAGAGCACCAGCAAATTGGGCATGAAAGGGGTTAGGATTTTTCCTAAATACCACCGCTACAACCTGGATCATCCTGCCTGTATAGAATTGGTGAAAATGTGCAGAGATATGGGTATACCCGTTGGCCTGACATTGAGAATGGTAGATAGCCGTCCAAGTTCCTGGTTGGATATCAGCAATGAATGGAGACTTAGCGATATTATGCCTATAGTGAAAGCCGTGCCTGATGCTAAGTTTATGGTGTTGAATGTAGCTGGGAGTACACATTTGGAAAAGGAAGATTTGGCATTGATCAAAAAGACCGATTTGTTCCTCGATACCTCGGGTAGGAATATCATTGACCTTGGAGGATTGATGGAAACCTTTGGTAAGGAAAAGTTTGGTTTTGGCACCCATTCGCCGATTCTGGATTACAAGACCGGGGCCTTGAGAATCGCTTCATTAAGAGAAGATGAAGCTGATGCCAAAACCAGAGAGGACTTACAGTCCGGTAATATCAAAAGGTTTTTGGGGCTTTGA
- a CDS encoding DUF4235 domain-containing protein, with translation MKKRNKEYLQSAVITGGTILGAYLVRKGLEELYEKRTGKEAPKNPYPEKNSLKEALLWTVATGVLASVTKVLLRYTFTAGTEKAIEN, from the coding sequence ATGAAAAAGCGAAACAAAGAGTATCTACAATCAGCAGTAATCACCGGAGGAACTATCCTTGGTGCCTACTTGGTGCGAAAAGGTTTGGAAGAACTGTATGAGAAGCGCACAGGTAAAGAAGCTCCCAAAAACCCCTATCCGGAAAAAAATTCCCTTAAAGAGGCTTTGTTATGGACCGTAGCTACAGGGGTGCTGGCTAGTGTTACAAAAGTTTTACTTCGTTATACCTTTACTGCAGGTACCGAAAAGGCAATAGAAAATTAA
- a CDS encoding amidohydrolase family protein, with translation MNRRKFFSTGAVSVSGIALGVHMTGFTSKEKPQEENDLMKEVMKYRKIDSHAHVYFTADSPETQIGFADRLGIEKMVISRPMAPGSKGLPEEFIACNDLILKSMKKYPDRFIGQPTVNPAFPKQAMEEIKRCMDHGMTGLKLYNHVKISDPLFYPIIEKYIDMKMIILMHMGIGKSRVIFDAREPENVSTPDDFVLIAERYPEAMFQLAHLAGGGDWLDACKAVAPYPNVFVDVSGSNNEGDIIPYAMEHVGEDRIFFGCDNSFFQGVGHMMAADLTDTQRKKLFFDNYNNVLKKSGNHVDR, from the coding sequence ATGAATAGAAGAAAGTTTTTTTCGACTGGTGCCGTTTCTGTTTCAGGAATTGCATTGGGCGTACATATGACTGGTTTTACAAGCAAGGAAAAACCGCAAGAAGAGAATGACCTTATGAAAGAGGTCATGAAATACAGGAAAATAGATTCCCATGCCCATGTTTATTTTACAGCCGATAGTCCTGAAACCCAAATAGGTTTTGCAGATCGGTTAGGGATTGAAAAAATGGTGATTTCAAGGCCGATGGCTCCGGGAAGCAAGGGGCTTCCTGAAGAGTTTATTGCTTGCAATGATTTAATCCTTAAGTCCATGAAAAAATACCCTGACAGGTTTATTGGACAGCCAACGGTCAATCCAGCATTTCCTAAGCAGGCAATGGAGGAAATCAAAAGATGCATGGACCATGGCATGACAGGTTTGAAACTTTACAATCATGTGAAGATAAGTGATCCTTTGTTTTACCCGATTATCGAAAAATACATAGACATGAAGATGATCATCTTGATGCACATGGGGATCGGTAAGTCCAGAGTTATTTTCGATGCCAGAGAACCTGAGAATGTTTCTACTCCTGATGATTTTGTATTGATTGCGGAGCGCTATCCGGAGGCCATGTTCCAACTGGCCCACCTTGCTGGTGGAGGCGATTGGTTGGATGCCTGTAAAGCCGTAGCGCCTTATCCCAATGTGTTTGTAGATGTATCGGGAAGTAATAATGAGGGAGACATCATTCCTTATGCCATGGAGCATGTAGGGGAAGATAGGATATTCTTTGGCTGTGACAATAGCTTTTTTCAGGGGGTAGGCCATATGATGGCTGCTGACCTTACGGATACCCAAAGGAAGAAGCTCTTTTTTGATAATTATAATAATGTACTTAAAAAGTCAGGCAACCATGTGGATAGATAG
- a CDS encoding mechanosensitive ion channel family protein: MDLLNKFLGFELLSIGEYSLRVGTLVLVLLIIVLTKLILWGIKKSIFRKKRISKFNEGNIYSLYQILTYIVWVIAFGLILETLGIKVSLLIAGSAALLVGIGLGLQQTFNDIVSGIILLSERSIRVADILEIDGGILKIQEIGLRTSKGLNTDDISIIIPNSLITTNKVINWSHQRKQNRFRIEVGVAYGTDVEFVIKILEESAREHPEVNAEKLVEARLVNFGNSSLDFQVLFYSSTIFGSDRMKSDIRRIINRKFIENNISIPFPQMDVHIRTNEKRGD, encoded by the coding sequence ATGGATTTGTTAAATAAGTTTTTAGGATTTGAGCTGCTTTCTATTGGGGAGTACAGCCTGAGGGTTGGGACTTTGGTGCTGGTGCTCCTCATTATCGTTTTGACGAAGTTGATTTTATGGGGAATAAAAAAATCCATTTTCCGCAAAAAAAGAATCAGCAAATTCAACGAAGGAAATATTTATTCCCTGTATCAGATTTTGACCTATATCGTCTGGGTAATCGCCTTTGGCTTAATACTGGAAACCCTCGGCATAAAGGTCTCCCTCTTAATTGCCGGTTCCGCCGCCCTACTTGTAGGCATAGGCTTGGGTTTGCAGCAGACCTTCAACGATATTGTTTCTGGCATCATCTTACTTTCTGAGCGTTCGATCAGGGTAGCGGACATTCTGGAAATCGATGGGGGCATTTTAAAAATTCAGGAAATCGGCTTACGCACCTCCAAAGGACTGAATACCGATGACATTTCAATAATTATCCCCAATTCACTGATCACCACCAATAAAGTCATCAACTGGAGCCACCAAAGAAAACAAAATCGCTTTAGGATTGAGGTGGGTGTAGCTTATGGAACGGATGTGGAGTTTGTCATCAAGATTCTGGAGGAAAGCGCCAGAGAACATCCTGAAGTAAATGCGGAGAAATTAGTAGAAGCCAGACTGGTGAATTTCGGGAATTCCTCGCTGGATTTTCAAGTGCTTTTTTATAGCAGCACCATCTTTGGATCAGACCGCATGAAAAGTGATATCCGAAGAATCATCAACCGTAAATTTATCGAAAACAATATTTCAATTCCTTTCCCTCAAATGGATGTGCACATAAGAACCAACGAGAAACGGGGGGATTAA
- a CDS encoding neutral/alkaline non-lysosomal ceramidase N-terminal domain-containing protein — translation MRNIKNNIKHIQHLSFLVLIASSFFSASLLSAQDASAHWKANVAKVDITPKVPMWMAGFASRTGPSEGTIHPIWSKALAIQDEDNNTAVLITNDLSGMPRDMSSRIKEKIKARYSLPENAVLMNFSHSHSGPVLKDYLYHVYPLNQEEVEKVINYSAWLEEQIVALVGDALEGLAPAKIYSESGVTRFQVNRRNNSEASMEATTIVNGPNDYSVPVLKVTDMKGNLKAITFGYACHATVLSISQWSGDYPGFAQIELEKMYPGATAMFFQGAGADQNPLPRRTLPLAKKYGKELAAAVESVLGKEMKPLTPQLKTAYSEVNLALNEPPSNEALDKMIKESSGHYQRWAKMMHEKVKNKEVNLSYPYPIQIWKLGAQFLVALGGEPVVDYSVKLKTQYGNDLFVLGYSNDVMAYIPTRTVLNEGGYEGATSQIAFGHPGTWKPTLETEIYKRINQMMAEF, via the coding sequence ATGAGAAATATTAAAAACAACATTAAACACATTCAGCACCTGTCTTTTTTGGTACTTATAGCTAGTAGCTTTTTTAGCGCTTCCCTTTTGTCCGCTCAGGATGCCTCAGCGCATTGGAAAGCAAATGTGGCAAAAGTAGACATTACGCCTAAAGTCCCTATGTGGATGGCTGGCTTTGCTTCAAGAACAGGGCCTTCTGAAGGTACCATTCACCCTATATGGTCCAAAGCGCTTGCCATTCAGGATGAGGATAACAATACAGCCGTTTTAATTACCAATGACCTTTCGGGCATGCCTCGAGACATGAGCAGTCGCATCAAGGAGAAAATTAAGGCTCGGTATTCTCTGCCTGAGAATGCTGTGCTGATGAATTTTTCTCATTCTCATTCCGGCCCTGTGCTGAAAGACTATTTGTACCATGTTTACCCTTTGAATCAAGAAGAAGTTGAAAAGGTTATCAATTATTCGGCTTGGTTAGAAGAACAAATAGTAGCCCTAGTAGGGGATGCATTGGAAGGCTTGGCCCCGGCAAAAATTTATTCAGAGAGTGGAGTAACCAGGTTTCAGGTAAATCGAAGGAACAATTCGGAAGCCAGCATGGAGGCAACTACAATAGTGAATGGGCCTAATGATTATTCGGTACCCGTGCTGAAAGTTACGGATATGAAAGGCAACCTAAAAGCCATAACTTTTGGTTATGCCTGTCATGCCACTGTTTTGTCAATCAGCCAGTGGTCAGGCGATTACCCAGGGTTTGCCCAAATTGAACTGGAGAAAATGTATCCAGGTGCTACAGCAATGTTTTTCCAAGGTGCAGGAGCCGATCAAAATCCTTTGCCGAGAAGAACCCTTCCTTTGGCTAAAAAGTATGGGAAAGAATTGGCAGCTGCTGTAGAGAGTGTATTGGGTAAAGAAATGAAGCCTTTGACTCCTCAATTAAAAACAGCTTACTCGGAAGTAAACCTGGCATTGAATGAACCACCTTCTAATGAGGCATTGGATAAAATGATCAAGGAGAGCAGTGGACATTACCAGCGATGGGCCAAAATGATGCATGAAAAGGTGAAAAATAAGGAGGTAAACTTATCTTATCCTTATCCTATTCAAATTTGGAAATTGGGCGCACAATTTTTGGTTGCCCTTGGCGGAGAGCCAGTTGTTGACTATTCTGTCAAGCTGAAAACCCAGTATGGAAATGATTTATTTGTTCTCGGCTATTCAAATGATGTAATGGCTTATATTCCTACAAGGACGGTTTTGAACGAAGGCGGTTACGAAGGAGCCACTTCTCAAATTGCTTTTGGTCATCCTGGAACTTGGAAGCCAACCCTGGAAACAGAAATATACAAGCGAATTAACCAGATGATGGCCGAATTTTAA
- a CDS encoding aminopeptidase P family protein — translation MRYEPAKASLYIKNRAKVADKLPSNSLAVINSNDILPTNADGTMKFRQNNDLLYLCGIDQEETLLVICPDFPDPDLREILFIKPTSEHIAIWEGHKFTMEEAAALSGIKTIKWNTDFDKFFNTLMQLSKHVFLNTNEHLRAVVEVETRDARFIKECKAKYPLHQYHRLAPIMHKFRAVKEPEEITQLQKACDITDAAFRRVLKFVKPGVLEYEIEAEFLHEFIKSGSRGFAYEPIIGSGRNACVLHYLDNSVACANGDLILMDVGAEYGNYNADMTRTIPVNGRFTKRQRQIYDAVLRVQRQAMNMLRPGIDIQSYHKEIGLVMEAELISLGLIDKTDVQNQDPANPAYKKYFMHGTSHHLGLDVHDVGTMYEPIQAGMVFTVEPGIYVLEEGIGIRLENNIVINDNGYTDLMGNIPIDPEEIETLMNEK, via the coding sequence ATGAGATACGAACCTGCCAAAGCATCACTTTACATTAAAAACAGGGCTAAAGTTGCCGACAAATTACCTTCAAATTCTTTAGCAGTTATCAACTCCAATGACATCTTGCCCACCAATGCGGATGGGACCATGAAGTTCAGACAAAACAATGACCTGCTGTATCTTTGTGGAATCGATCAGGAAGAGACCTTATTGGTGATTTGTCCGGACTTTCCAGATCCGGACTTAAGAGAGATCCTTTTCATAAAACCTACCAGTGAGCATATCGCCATTTGGGAAGGACATAAGTTTACCATGGAAGAGGCGGCAGCCCTTTCCGGGATTAAAACCATAAAATGGAATACCGACTTCGATAAGTTTTTTAACACCTTAATGCAGCTTAGCAAACATGTGTTTTTAAACACCAATGAACACCTAAGGGCTGTGGTAGAAGTGGAAACCAGGGATGCGCGCTTTATTAAAGAATGCAAAGCAAAGTATCCGCTGCACCAATACCATCGTTTAGCTCCGATAATGCATAAATTTCGGGCAGTTAAAGAACCGGAGGAAATTACACAACTTCAGAAAGCCTGTGACATTACGGATGCGGCTTTTCGTAGGGTTTTGAAATTTGTCAAGCCGGGCGTACTCGAATATGAAATTGAAGCGGAATTTCTGCATGAATTTATAAAGAGCGGCAGTAGGGGCTTTGCCTATGAACCCATCATCGGTTCAGGCAGGAATGCTTGTGTACTGCATTACCTAGACAACAGTGTAGCCTGTGCGAATGGAGATTTGATCCTGATGGATGTAGGGGCTGAATACGGCAACTACAATGCTGACATGACCAGAACCATTCCGGTCAATGGTCGCTTTACCAAGCGGCAAAGACAAATTTATGATGCCGTATTGCGCGTACAGCGTCAGGCCATGAATATGCTCAGACCGGGCATAGACATTCAGAGCTACCACAAAGAAATTGGCCTTGTCATGGAAGCCGAATTGATCAGCCTTGGCTTGATAGACAAGACAGATGTGCAAAATCAAGACCCTGCAAATCCGGCTTATAAAAAGTACTTTATGCATGGTACTTCTCATCACTTGGGATTGGATGTGCATGATGTAGGCACCATGTATGAACCGATTCAGGCCGGCATGGTATTTACCGTGGAGCCGGGCATCTATGTTTTGGAAGAAGGAATTGGCATCAGGTTGGAAAACAATATTGTGATCAATGACAATGGCTACACAGATCTTATGGGTAATATTCCTATTGACCCTGAAGAAATAGAAACCCTTATGAATGAAAAATAA
- a CDS encoding neutral/alkaline non-lysosomal ceramidase N-terminal domain-containing protein, with amino-acid sequence MKIIFQRSCNLIFLGLTVLLFSHQLHAQQKISSWKAGVDKVEITPEGSIWMGGYAARKKPSEGVRHSVWAKALAIEDSNGKLAVIVTTDLLAFRKFLSDNIRDQLKEKYGLSRDQIILNSSHTHTGPETDYPRYEFQLSKEEYNKIKQFSFRVEREIVELVGNAIKALEPVTLSSDNGVTRFQVNRRNNKEAQLNAQTELKGPNDYAVPVIKVEDQKGEIKAILFGYACHPTVLSDYQLSGDYAGFAQIELEKLYPGATALFFQGAGADQNPLPRRSAPLAQQYGKELAAAVERVINEDMNVLEGTLSTAYSEIDLTFAKDVPTKSELEDIISGVIPGYPDYLKEYAKIWIARLDKGEKIKDSYPYPVQAWKIGDQPLFALGGELLVGYSLELKKIFGPDIFVMGYSNDVMGYIPTKVVLAEGGYEANRSPLFTTQWAASIEDNILSEAVKLAESVGIKTVEYPLIAP; translated from the coding sequence ATGAAAATAATTTTCCAAAGATCCTGTAACCTTATTTTTTTAGGCCTAACAGTTTTATTGTTTAGCCATCAGTTACATGCACAACAAAAAATATCCTCCTGGAAAGCCGGAGTGGATAAAGTTGAAATTACCCCTGAAGGTTCCATCTGGATGGGAGGCTATGCCGCGAGAAAGAAACCTTCAGAAGGTGTTAGGCATTCCGTTTGGGCCAAAGCCCTTGCAATAGAAGATTCCAATGGTAAACTTGCTGTTATCGTGACCACAGATTTGTTGGCTTTCAGAAAATTTCTGTCCGATAATATAAGAGACCAATTGAAAGAGAAATATGGGCTTTCAAGGGATCAGATTATCCTAAATAGTTCGCATACACATACCGGCCCGGAGACGGACTATCCCAGGTATGAATTCCAGCTTAGTAAAGAGGAATACAATAAAATTAAACAATTTTCCTTTCGGGTAGAGAGGGAAATAGTGGAGTTGGTGGGCAATGCCATCAAGGCACTTGAACCCGTAACCTTGTCTTCTGATAATGGGGTGACGAGATTCCAAGTCAACAGAAGAAATAACAAAGAAGCCCAATTAAACGCACAAACTGAATTAAAAGGTCCCAACGATTACGCTGTCCCTGTCATAAAAGTCGAAGACCAAAAAGGAGAGATTAAAGCAATACTTTTTGGCTATGCTTGCCATCCTACTGTTCTGTCTGATTATCAGCTATCAGGGGACTATGCAGGCTTTGCTCAGATAGAACTGGAGAAGCTTTATCCAGGTGCTACCGCCTTGTTTTTCCAAGGAGCAGGAGCCGATCAAAACCCATTGCCAAGAAGGTCCGCACCACTGGCACAGCAATATGGCAAAGAGCTGGCAGCTGCTGTAGAGCGGGTTATAAATGAAGACATGAATGTATTGGAAGGAACACTATCAACGGCTTATTCAGAAATAGACCTGACCTTTGCTAAGGACGTTCCTACCAAATCAGAACTTGAAGATATAATCAGTGGTGTAATTCCAGGTTATCCAGATTACCTGAAAGAATATGCAAAAATCTGGATAGCTAGATTGGACAAAGGAGAAAAAATTAAGGATTCCTATCCTTATCCAGTACAAGCATGGAAAATAGGCGATCAACCTCTATTTGCTTTAGGAGGTGAACTCCTTGTTGGGTATTCTCTGGAACTTAAAAAGATTTTTGGCCCGGATATATTTGTGATGGGCTATTCCAATGATGTGATGGGCTATATCCCCACTAAAGTAGTGCTTGCAGAAGGTGGCTATGAGGCCAATAGGTCTCCGCTTTTTACCACCCAATGGGCAGCTTCAATAGAAGACAATATCCTTTCCGAAGCAGTAAAGCTTGCTGAAAGTGTAGGCATTAAAACTGTGGAATATCCCTTAATAGCGCCATGA
- a CDS encoding heparinase II/III family protein translates to MDNKTANRRDFIKQSTLLGLGMYLSPFALSSTPHKSFDYPDTEQLLDWTDWKMYRHSVNHPCLTIKEDNLQAAKENIKNYDWARVHFDRIDAIIKQHIGKITPDFLNSMVEETTPGDPLWTPCPSCRDKGLPVHPHGLWSWDVENPEEIQCTECDAVFPNSEYPEEIVLTTTWGKPQKLTYCGGDPFVIFKYKEGRPSFTANIRSRKVQWIAGFCQTLAEGYLLTGNITYAATCREILLRLAKCYPGWLIHVGYGEYADMDPKTAALNMMKLPEPELCPPPNVPDNALWTGFWSAGRASGVGLESDFVRKVVTAYDLTCQAKKSDERPLYTEKDKYKIEKDLLLESTILLVCDKKLNNKSVSNRTAVALVGMCVGHPGLLRFGLEGFNMTVDGWYLPDGTTSESPFYGLMTLGGIWDMAQAAHGYSDPSGYKDKTGQRIDDLDLYHDSNYKLVWEAFFKGLQGDLKYPPYADSFENTTLDVAYVELMVANYPEKKEYLALLKELCGDDLLLHSGSAGFNSEFTDSEVEPVLRLPYDLTKPNGALSFSMYYRKPKLEKEKGAVLSFPDWCPQNLQIGHLRTGLDGRESLLLLSASPWGIHHENDSLNLYYWKNGTSLLSDLGYLWDHPLKPNNIRALAHNTVLIDEENQISKGRGGEILLFKTYPKVKIMEMASTAYSQASVYKRTAVLVDHGNGHSYVVDFFRVQGGEIQDYVFHASSKQLTINGISPVAKAGLSLYDFKETRTSNGKGTWNSQWISENGMTTRAWSLGQEGEEMFVGDGWGQKDWKNADIGATLPYFVRRKRGDGLQTFVSVFEGFDGEESFVKNVALVDKTGVVEVETSLGKDYIMYMHGNGEMSIEHGKGKEILSGHFAAASVQKEELVWMEALSL, encoded by the coding sequence ATGGACAATAAAACAGCGAATAGAAGGGACTTTATAAAACAAAGCACACTTTTGGGCTTAGGAATGTATTTAAGTCCATTTGCCCTCTCTTCTACGCCGCACAAATCCTTCGATTACCCAGATACTGAACAATTGCTGGATTGGACGGATTGGAAAATGTACCGGCACTCGGTTAATCATCCTTGTCTGACAATCAAGGAAGACAACCTGCAAGCTGCTAAAGAAAATATTAAAAATTACGATTGGGCCAGGGTTCATTTTGACAGGATAGATGCGATTATAAAGCAACACATTGGCAAGATCACACCAGACTTTCTCAATAGTATGGTGGAAGAAACAACTCCTGGTGACCCGCTATGGACGCCTTGCCCTTCTTGTAGAGACAAAGGCTTGCCGGTTCATCCTCATGGCTTGTGGAGTTGGGATGTGGAAAATCCAGAGGAAATCCAATGTACTGAGTGTGATGCGGTGTTTCCTAACAGTGAATATCCTGAGGAAATTGTCCTAACGACAACTTGGGGGAAGCCTCAAAAACTAACCTATTGTGGTGGAGATCCCTTTGTGATTTTCAAATACAAAGAGGGTAGACCAAGCTTTACGGCCAATATAAGGTCCAGAAAAGTACAATGGATCGCAGGATTTTGCCAAACCCTGGCAGAAGGATATCTACTTACAGGAAACATCACCTATGCAGCCACCTGTAGAGAGATCTTGCTTCGGCTTGCCAAATGCTATCCTGGCTGGTTGATTCATGTAGGTTATGGTGAATATGCCGACATGGATCCAAAAACGGCAGCGCTCAATATGATGAAACTGCCCGAGCCAGAACTTTGTCCTCCGCCTAATGTGCCAGACAATGCTTTATGGACAGGTTTTTGGAGTGCAGGAAGGGCAAGTGGAGTAGGCTTGGAATCTGATTTTGTGAGAAAAGTTGTCACAGCCTATGACCTCACCTGTCAAGCAAAGAAGTCCGATGAAAGGCCTCTTTATACTGAAAAAGACAAATACAAAATAGAAAAAGACCTGCTTCTTGAAAGTACCATTTTGCTGGTTTGCGACAAGAAGTTGAACAATAAATCTGTCAGTAACCGAACGGCCGTAGCCCTGGTTGGGATGTGTGTAGGGCATCCGGGTTTGCTTAGGTTTGGACTTGAAGGATTCAATATGACCGTTGATGGTTGGTATTTGCCTGATGGGACTACCAGCGAATCCCCTTTCTATGGTTTGATGACCTTGGGAGGGATTTGGGACATGGCCCAAGCCGCTCATGGGTATTCAGACCCCTCAGGATATAAGGACAAGACGGGACAACGAATAGACGATTTAGACCTTTACCATGATAGCAATTATAAACTGGTTTGGGAGGCCTTTTTCAAAGGCTTGCAAGGGGATTTAAAATACCCACCCTATGCGGACTCTTTCGAAAACACCACGCTTGATGTGGCTTATGTGGAGTTAATGGTCGCCAATTATCCGGAGAAAAAGGAATACCTCGCCTTGCTAAAAGAACTTTGCGGGGATGATCTGCTTTTACACAGTGGATCAGCGGGGTTTAACAGCGAATTCACTGACAGTGAAGTAGAACCTGTTCTTCGACTTCCTTATGACCTTACCAAGCCCAATGGAGCTTTGTCTTTCTCCATGTATTACAGAAAGCCAAAGCTGGAAAAGGAAAAAGGAGCTGTTTTATCGTTCCCAGATTGGTGCCCGCAAAATCTGCAAATTGGGCACCTTAGAACGGGGCTGGATGGTAGGGAAAGCTTATTGTTATTAAGTGCAAGCCCTTGGGGTATTCACCATGAAAATGACAGCCTTAACCTTTACTATTGGAAGAATGGTACTTCCTTACTCTCTGATTTGGGATACCTTTGGGACCATCCGCTAAAACCCAATAATATCAGGGCCCTGGCCCACAATACGGTGCTGATCGATGAAGAGAACCAGATTAGTAAAGGAAGAGGGGGAGAAATTTTGTTGTTCAAAACTTATCCTAAAGTCAAAATAATGGAAATGGCTTCAACGGCCTATTCCCAGGCTTCGGTTTACAAGCGAACGGCTGTATTGGTCGATCATGGAAACGGACACAGTTATGTAGTGGATTTCTTTAGGGTACAGGGCGGTGAAATTCAGGATTATGTTTTCCATGCTTCGAGTAAGCAACTGACAATAAATGGTATTTCTCCTGTTGCCAAGGCTGGTTTGTCACTATATGATTTTAAAGAAACCAGGACCAGTAATGGAAAAGGAACGTGGAACAGCCAATGGATATCTGAGAATGGAATGACTACTCGGGCTTGGTCCCTTGGGCAAGAAGGGGAGGAGATGTTTGTTGGCGATGGCTGGGGACAAAAAGATTGGAAGAATGCAGATATTGGCGCCACACTGCCTTATTTTGTAAGGCGGAAAAGAGGAGATGGCTTACAGACTTTTGTTTCTGTCTTTGAGGGCTTCGATGGAGAGGAGTCATTTGTCAAAAATGTAGCACTTGTGGACAAAACCGGAGTTGTAGAGGTGGAAACTTCATTAGGGAAAGACTATATTATGTATATGCATGGCAATGGAGAAATGAGCATTGAACATGGCAAGGGCAAGGAAATACTTAGTGGACACTTTGCTGCTGCTTCCGTCCAAAAAGAAGAATTGGTTTGGATGGAAGCATTGTCTCTTTAG